A region of the Bremerella alba genome:
CTCTTTCAACGAGTAATAGTCTTCGTCGAGCTCCTCGACCGCCTTGATTAGTTCCTGGCGATGCTCACTCATCCAGTCCTGAAAGGTGTCGACCCGATCCTGCCGGATCAATCGTACGGCCGGTTCCGGATAAGGCAGGCTGATGGACGTCCAGAACGAGCGGATCCGATTCCGTTCCGAGGTCACCGCTTTGAAACGTGGATTTTTCGTATCCAGCAGCTTCTTGCCTGCGCTCAAGAATTCGCCCTGAGCGTCGAAGGACAAGGCTGCCTGGGCCCGTTGATCTCGTGTCAACGTCTTCTGAGTGCCTAACCAGGTAAAGTTGACGCGGGTCGCACACATCGTGGATCGCAGCCTCCCGGAGGGACTGCTGCGATCAGTTGGATGTTCTAAAGTTGTTGCCGTCATAAATACCTCACATGAAGATGGATTAGTTTTGGGCTAATTGGATTCAGGATTCTGCGTTAGTCGTCGCCGCGGCTTTCGTGTAGCCTGAGTCGTTGTGGTGAACACGCCATCGGACTCGGCAGAGAGACAGCGACCGCTCGCCCAGTTCCGGAGCCGCTCAACCGATTCGGCCGACGTGACGGCGACCGGAACCACGTTCTGCGCCGCCTGCACCAGGGGAACATTCAAGAGGGCTGCCAACCGGCAACACGCGCGGATCTCGGCGCCCGTCCACGATCCGTCGTTGGGCAGACCCTGGGACGGATCTAAACCAAATCGCTCCAGATACATCTGCCAGATGGGTTCCTTCTGCGACTTCCCAGGTAAGTCGAGAAAGAAGATCGCATCAAAGCGTTCCGCTCGGGTGAGCTCGGGCGGCAGCTTGGAGACGTCGTTACTCGTAGCAATCACGAACACGTCCGATTCATGATCGGCCAGCCAGGTTAGCAGCGTGCCAAGCATCCTTGAGCCCACGCCGCTATCGGCCTGTCCGGAATTGGTGGTGCCGCCGAGGGCCTTTTCCAGTTCGTCGATGAAGAGCACCGCAGGCTGCATCGCATCGATAATTTCCAACGCCCTGCGAGTTCGCTCCTCAGTTTGGCCGACGATGCCACCCATGAGTGCACCGGCGTCGAGCGTCAACGTCGGCCTGCCAATTTCACGCCCAAGAGCCTTGGCGAAGGCCGACTTGCCCGTACCCGGCACCCCCAGCAGTAAAACGCCCTTTGCCTGGACGGAGCGGGATTCATCCGATCGCAGTGCCTGACAGCAAAACTGCTTGAGTGATTCCAGCCCTCCAAATTCGGCAAAGGACTCGCCGCCACGATGGAGCGATAGCAGGCCACTCTTGATGAGCGTCTGCGACTTGAGCTGCCAAATGGCCGACGGCTCCAGTCGGCCATGTCTCACCAACGACAACGCAAACGCGTTTTCCGCCTCGTAGCGACTCAGGCCACAGGCCGCATCGAGTATTCGTTCTCGCTCAACACCTGTGGGGAACTCATCCCCTTCGGTTGCAATGTCCGTCGCAATTTCGGTGAGTTGTTCCCGAGAGGGCAGCTCATGCTCTACTACGGTGAACACACGTTCGAGTTCCACTGGAAGCTGAACCACCGGTGCCAAAATCACGAGAAAACGTTGATGAGCTTTCCCCTGGGATACCTGATGAAAGATCGCCTGCACCACCTCCGCCGAACCGAGGAGGCGATGGAGATTGGACAGCACCAGTAGCGAGGGCTGTCCGTTACTGGGAATTGATTCGAGATATCGAACGGCCCCTAAGGGATCGGTGACTGACACCGCCGGCGAATCTACCTGGTCCGTCTGGGCACCTCTGAGACCGACGTCAATATCCCAGGTGTTCATTCGCCAGTCTTCGTCGCGGCAAAGCTGAGCCAGTTCGGCAATGGCATCATCCTGTTCGCAACTGCGAACCCAGATGCCGCTGAAGCCAGCCCGCACCAGTTCCTGAATTTCTTCTGCTAAGCGCATACCGATTCCTTGTAAATGAAGTATGGAAATGAAAAAGCTCGGGAGAGCGAGCTTTAGACAGAGTGGGCGAGTTGCCCGATCGTGGTCAGCCAGCTGGCGATTTCGCCTTCAGGATCTCGGTCCCGAAGGTGGTCTACCGTCATGTGGCCTGCGCACTGCGTGTTGAGCCAACGTTTAGCGCGGCTGGACAGTCGATTCTGAGAGCGACGCGACAAGAGTTCCCAAGGCCTGTCGTGGAGACGGCTTTCATAGAGCTGCTTGGCGACGAGGATGGCCACCGGATCAAAATCCCCAAACGCAATCTCGATTGGTGTAACTTCACGGATCGCTGCCGGATGGAGATAGTTTTCCAAGCTACGCTTTCGTGTAAGCACCGCACGACATTGCGGCCGCTGGTTGATGACCTCGGCCAATTCCTGACGCTGCTCCGTTTCGGGCGGCACCTCATGGTCGAGCAAGAAGAACTCCGGCTTGCCAAGGGAAGCGAATCGATAGGTCCAACTAGGCAAGTTGCTGCCCCCGAAGGGAACGAATACCAAGTGCCCTTGCTGTTCCATTTCCGCCAGATTCGGCAGGTCTTGATCATGAGCGTGCAGCGTTAACGAAATCCGGCGAAGGAACTCGATATCGTTCGTTCCCTCGACAATCACCAGAACGCGTGCCAGGTCGATCGTTCCGTGAGTGGGAGTTTCGGGTATGGGATCCATAGGCAGTTATTCCTTCTGTTCGATTTGATTTTGTTGCGTGATTTCCGAGGCGTGGAACTCGGCTGTGAGCGTCTCGGACGTGTGTTGTCCCAAGGCGGCTTCCAGGAAGCGACTTGCCTCGCGACACTCTGAGCCCTGAAAGCCCCACGTTTCTAGGCGTGACTCGCCAGTGGGGCCGACGATAATCTCAATAGTTTTCAAGAGCTTACCCTCCAACTTGAATGACGAGTTTGATGCTTCCGTCCGGAAGCGACTGTTCGATGGCGGTGTGGCCTTGCTTGCGGGCCTCGATCGTCGCCCGTTCAACGGCGTACCGCTGCAGAAACTGATCAAGTTCTTTCTGGCTGCCCCAATGGCCGTTGTAGTTGTCGTAATCGAGCCGACCGGTCGTTACATCGGCGACGACCGGGTAACGCCAATCTCGAAGCTGGATCGCCCAGCCCCGCTTGCGATCGTTGAACAAGCGAACCTCACCGAACGTGGGCTCGGGAAGTTGAAGACGTCGTGTTGCCTGGCGGATCGCCGTAACATCACGCACTTCGGTTTCAATGGTGACGACATGTGACATAGAGCCTCCTGTGTTGGATAAAGTAGATTGTGATCACCTCTCCGCTGGAGATGGTGGTGACCATGGAAGGCATAAGACCTCCCCCATCTATTTATGCCCCGTTTTGGGCAGAAATTTAGCTTTCGGGAGCCTCGGCGTTATTCGATGAAGAGTCGACCTCCTGTTGATCCCGCCGATGTGCTTGCACGACGAGGTAGGCGAGATTAGCCGCTAGTTGAGCTCGCTGCGAATCCCTCTCGGATTCCTGAGAGTTGTCCGGGTTTGAGGTGGATGGCATCTACTCTCCTGTCATAAGAGTGATCGTTAAAGAATTTGTGAGCGCATGAAAAACGCCTCATCACGAGGACGAGGCGTTGGTTAAAAATTATTTATGGCCAACTTAACGGGAACGCCGCTTTTTGCCGTTGTTGTAGGGCACTTTCGGTGGCTCGAGACCCTGCATCTCATACCAACGATGGTAGCTATACCAAACGTTTCCGGCGTTCACATTCTGCCCTTCACGCTGCAACTGCTTTGCGGTCTCGCGATGGCTCATTCCCTCGACGTCGATCAATTGATGGACGCGTTCGGCAATCAAGTCCAGGCGAGGCGGCTTGCGTAGCCAGACGGTGACCTCATCGCTCAATGGCAGATCCTGGCCCGCCAGGGGCAATTCCGGAAATACATCCACAAACTGCAGACGAAACACACCCCGCACGCTGGTCCGTTTGCGACCTGCACGGCGTTCCACATGCACCATGATTTGTCCGCCGGTCAACTTCTCAAAGATAGAAAGAGCCTTATAAACGCCGTCCTCGCTTAGCTGGCCCGAGCCTGCCGAAATCAACAGTTCCTCGGTATTAGACAGGACGTCTCGGATACCCTGGGGAGTTAACGTGGAGGATGCTTTCTCCAGTTGCTTTTGCAACTGCAGAACCTCATCCTGCGTCTGGGCTCGCTCAAACTGGACAGCCTTGATCTTGGCCTTCAACTCTTTGTGCTCGTTCTTATCCACTTCACCCAAGAGGTCGTATAGACCATCAATTTTTTTGGTGATGGATTGCACTTGTCGTTGTCGGCGTTGGACCTCTTGGTCCAGACGTTCAGCAACCTCTTCGTCTATCTTGGTCGCTTGGCAGATCACTCGCTCGATCAAGTCCGTATCACGACGAATCGCCGCTGCTAGTTCCTTGCACACGGCGCGAACCGCCTCTTCACGGCGAACAGCAGACTTGCAGGGACATTGGTCCCCATGCTTGCACTGCATCCCGCCGCCTCCCGCGCCGACCTGGTAAAACCGAACATGGTCATCCGGCTCACTGCAGGCAGCGCAAAAGAACATGCCCGTCGTAAGATCCCATAGTTTTTTGGATTTGTCCTTGCGAGGACCACGAGGGCCATGTTTGCGCTGAAGCAGTTTCCGCTGCAGCGCAACGAACAAGTCGTCGTCCAAGATTCGCAGTTCCTCGCATTGGTACCGTGTGACCTCTGAGTCGGGCTGCACGATCTGACGAGTATAATCGAGCTTGCTGGAGAAGTCGTTCTTACGACGTCCAAACTCCCACCAACCTGTGAGGCGAATATTGGAGAAGAGGGTGCGGTACGGGACATAGTTCATCTGGCCCGTTGATGCCCGTGGATCACAGGGTCCTCCCACCGCGCGCCAACGGCGAAGTCCTTCATTGAGGGGCATGCCGTCGAGCAAAAGCAAAGCGTGCTCGCGAATTAGTTCGGCTGCCTCGGGATCGACCTCGGGAGCCGTGCGGGGGAGCCCGCGGTTGGTCAATGGCGCGTCGGGGAGAATGCGGGGGCGGTAGCCGACCCCTAATGCACCCGTTGTCCAGCCCGCCAGAAACAGCCCCGTCAAACCTGCCCGGACATGGTCAGCAATCGCCTCTAAGAGCATTTCATCCATGATTCCATGAATTTGCAACTGCATCTTCCAGGCCTTCTTGTCGGCCGTGTCGATCCCTTGGGAGACACTGACAGCCCGCATACCGGCTTCGACAACCTCTTCCTGGATAAGCTCAAAGCCCTTGTAAGGATGGCGAAATAATCGGCTCGCTTTGTACACTAAGAAAGTCGAAACGAGCCCCGACTCTAATATTTGTTTGGCGCGTTTCAGTCCCTTGCGTCGATCACGTTTGCCTTTCTCAGCCTCATCGACGCAGATCGATTCTGGCAGGACATAGACACCGTTGCGGGCAGCCCAGATGAGACACTCGCGAATCTGGTCTTCCGTCGAGTGCTGCATCTTCGTGGAAAATCGGGCATAAATCATTCCGACCGTCAGCGCTAATCTCGCCGCCCACGCTAGGCGAGACGTGCGTGGAGCTCTCGGATTGAAGCCTGACAAGTCAATCCCATTGGCCTGGGCTGCCTGAAGCCAGATGGCATGCATCTTGTCGCATTGTGCCTCGCTCAGGGCTCCCTCCTGAGAATAAATGTGAGTCATTTTGATTCTCCTTCTTGCTTCTGAGTCGCGCTGCTCCGGAAACGACTAGTTTCCTTGTAGCGCGACTTGATAGTTGGTTATGCCCAACCCAGGGAAATCCGGTCACAAAAAATGAATCGTGTGAGCCAGGGCTACAAGCGATCTCTTGCACGTGAAAGAGAATGCGATTTACTAAGATGAGCATTGATTCGCGCCTCAAAAGTAGGCGATAATCGACGCTGAAATAAGAATGTCTACACGGAGGCTTTCCTGTGAATTCCGAACGAAATTTAGAATTTGGAAATGTCGAAGAAAGTGATGCTGGCGTAGCAGAACTGCCGCTTTCAGGCGGTCGCCCATCCTTGCACCTTTCGAAAGCGAGTCTTCGCTGGAGGCCACCGGAAGATCTTGCGTCGAATTTTCATTCTGATTTTTACATCGCCTTTGACGTCTATTCCCAAGAAGACGGAACAAGACGTTTCCTGCCGGGAGTTCCCCCCAAGACCTTTATCGACAACGCCTTTCTGGCCGGGCTCCATCTCCTCGCGAGAGATCGACGTCTGACATCAGACATGGTGGCTTGCTATCGGCAACAAAAGTTGATATTCGATCGCGTACTTGTCATGCAAGAGCATATGGAGCGTTCCTTTGCACACTCTCGCGATCTGTATATTCGACGGTCTGGGAGACAGTCCGACGAGGACCGCAGCATCCTACCGATGGATCTGAGATTTGATTCCAACGGAGATGGACGAACATGGAATGTTACCAGACTTTGTGAAGAAGGGCGTGCCCGAGCCCACCGTAACGGTCTTACTCGCCCGAATAAGCAGCAGGAGATTTCGTATGGACTACTTCGAGCTGCTGAGCTCAATCCCCTAACAATTCCTGAAACCAGAGTTGAATCTCTCGTTCGTTCAGCTCTTTTTGCAATACCGGATGCCATCCCTGCGCCAAACAACGACCTCTTGGAAGAGGTTTATGATCGAATGACAGATCGGCTGAATTCCCATCACGCTGATACGAATGACGAGTTTGACAACTGGCTTAAAGGTAGAAACAGCAATCTCTTCAAATCAATTGGTGGTAGAGCGATTGCTCCGTCGCAGGTCCGGGCTGCTTTCTTAGAACTCGGTTGGCAATCGTACCAATACGTTTCTGGAAGCATCAGTTATCTCTGCCAAGCATTTGCAGTGTGTTTGCCTAACCGCATGGACGAACTTGAGCGAGAGCTTTTCGCCCACACATTCCAACCGCAATCCTATCTGGGTGGCCTTCCACTTATTCTATTCATGGAACGAGCTCAAGTTCTTGGTCTCATGATTCATCGTCTTTGGTCGAATCCGGGCGCCCCTGACGATATCCGAGTACTTCACCGACTCCTTGATTATTATTCGAGAATGGCGAGAAGTCGCCGTGAATCTGACAACCTTAGTAAGCAAAGAAACGGCCGAATTGAAGCGACTATTGGCGAATCCGTCAAAGGCCTTGCCGCCGCGCAGTGCTCTTCTCTCGCGACGGAAAGTGTTGCCGTGATCATAAATGAGCTCCTTGAGAGGCGAGAAGTTCGTTGCAAGACTTGCGACGGTGCCTTGGAAGCTGACCTCACCAAATCCCCTTTGGAAGATTCGGTTGATACCTTCAAACTTTTTTGCCACTGTCCGGAACATGGCGGAAAAAGAATGATCAAAACAACACAGAGAGAACTCTTTGAAATCGCAGAGGCGATGGGCTTCGATGGTTCCGACATTTAGGTGTACCAATAAGCATCAAGTGTCGGATCAAAATAGCTAAGATTCCCCCACGTTACTTGACGCAAAAACAGACGAAATTTAGCAATTCCCCATTTTCATCGCGAATCACTAGACAGCCACTATCATGGCGACCGGATTTCCCGGGGTTGGAAAGACTCCAACTTGGGAAATCTCGAAGATGTCGAATCTATATAACGCAAAAGAGGCCGCCCAACTCTTGGGAATTCGTACCTCCACGCTTTACGAATGGCTGTCTAAATCGGATGCAGGAGAATTTGAAGTACGTGGTATCCCGTTCGTAGTTAACTACCTACAAGGGGGAAAACGAGGGCAGGGACGAATCAAGATCGAGCCGTCCGAAGTAGAGCGTCTGAAGGAGGCGATGCGCGTTCGACCGAATGTTCGTTATCAGAGAATACCAAGCAATAGGACGAGCTTCCCAGGTATTACGGTACCGCTGGGGCGACCTGACAATCCAGTACGATGAAATCATTCATCGTCGAATTGTGCAACCTGGCGGAAGACGAATTGCGATGCCTAATCCACTCCGATCGCCGCCCAGAGTGGATCCTGAAAATGCTGTCCCCACTCCTTTCCGTAGTGGTCGAAGGCAACTTTGGGTGTATCTCCCATGAGTTCTGCAAGAACTTCAATCGAGCAACCAACGCCGTCCGTCCAATAGCCAGCCAGCATTCGGTGAGCGAATGTGTGCCTGCACGTGTAACACGAGTAGTTTTTCCGTTTCGAATCCTCAATCCATCCGATTTTTTGGCGGAGATTCCGAAATCGAGAGCCCCCAGTGACCTTCTTCCACGGATCACCTTGTGAGTTCCGGAAAATCACACCGTCCGTCCCAGAATTGTCCCTGGAAAGGATGCTCCGCGTTAACTCGGCAACCTCTTTTCGGATCGGAATCACGCGTGTCTTCTTGGTTTTAGAAGCATAAACCCGCCACATCATGCCGCGGTCGCTCTCTACGACATCGTTACCCGTTACCTGAGCCAATTCCGAGAATGGCCGCAGGCCAGTATGAATTGCCGCGAACAGAAAATCGCGATAGGGCTCATCCGTAGCGTCGTAAAGTGCCCGTTCATCCTCGGTACTGAAGGAATGTAGCCGAGGACAATGTGCAGGCTTGGTTAAGCCGCGAAGCGGATTGGAAACTGAATAAGAATTTTGAGCGTGGTTGAACGCTGCCATAACTGCTTCAATGGCGAAACGACGGGTTGCCGAAGACTTCCACGTGGAATGCGTTTCCACCCAATGCAGCACATGTGTCTTGCGTAAGTCACAGAGTGGCAATGCGCCGCAATACTTACAGAGGTCCTGCAAGAAACGTCGCACTTCCTTCTCATACTCGATGCTGATCTCTCCGGCTCTCGATCGCTTCTCACAGTTCTCAATGTAGATGGAGCACACTTTTGCCACGATCCAGTCGCTTTCCTCCGCCGGCTTCACTTCGGGACGCCAGTCTCCAGCGGCCTTAACACGTGCCAAGGCCAGTTCCGCCTGATCAATGCTACTCTGGCCGCGAACCGGATTGCCCCTCTCATCCACGAGCCGGACCCGTCGCTTCGTTCCCGGTGGCGTAAAGTACCACGTGTCGGTCTGACGCCAATACCAGGCACGTCCGCGAGAACGACGCTTGCGTCCTGTGTTTGCCTTAGCCATGACGCTTGTTCCTGCTGGCGGATGCCTTAGTTCGTTTCGGTTTTGTCTTTGTGGCGGACGACGCGGTACTCTTCTTTCGCTTCGTAGGAGGAGGCTTTACCTGTGCACTCGCCAGTGGCGTCGATTCTCCGATGGCCTTCCAAAGAGGATCTTGATAATGCTTTCCCCACTCCTTGCCGTAATGATCGTAAGCCACCTTTGGCGTGTCTCCCATCAACTCCGCTAAGGTTTCAATCGTGCATCCGGCACCGTTATTCCAAAAGCCGGATAACATCCGATGGGCAAAAGTATGGCGCGACGTATAACACGAATACTTCTTCCTGAGCGGATCGTCATTCCAGCCGAGCTTTTCCCTCAAGTCGACAAAACGAACGACTCCGGTCGTTCGTTTCCAAGGCTTTCCCAATGTATTCCGAAAGATTGGTAAGCCTGACCCGCGCGGAACTGACTTCATGAGTTGACGAGTCAGCTCTGCCACTTCGGGTCGTACGGGAATTTTGCGAGTCTTTTTGGTTTTGCTCGCGTAGACGCGCCACATCATTCCTCGTGGCGTCTCTTCGACATCTTCCGCTTTGAGTTGCGCGAGCTCACTAAATGGACGAAGCCCTGTGTGAATCGCGGCAAAGAGGAAATTGCCAAAGCAAGGTTCCGTGGCCTTGTAAATTGCCTTCTCATCTTCCGGAGAGAATGACGTAAGCCGAGGTTCTGCCTTGGGAAGCTTGATTCCCTTGATCGGGTTACTGATACCGTGCATCTCCTCAACGCGATTGAAGGCTGCCATGACGACAGCAATAATGCAACGACGCGTCGCGGGACTCTTCCATGATTCGTGCTGATCAACCCATTCCAGAATATGACCCCGTTTGAGTTGGCTAACTGGCAGTGCACCGCAGTAGCTGCAAAGATCGTTGAACCACTGAGTCGCATTCCGATGATATCCCTCGCTGACAGAACCATCGTTCTGGCTTCGCTCGGTATACACCAAGTAGTCCGAACAAACGCGGGCGACCAACCAGGGCTGTCCCAGGGCAGGGCCATCATTCGATTCGCTATCCCAGGCTAGTTTCTCCCGTGCCAACTAGATCTCGGCTGCCTCCTTGTTTTCCTTTCCCCGAATCCTCTCTCCTTGTTCATCAAACAGGGCGATGCGTTTCTTCGTCCCTGGAAGCGTGTAATACCAGCAATCCGTTTGTTTCCAGTGCCAGGCCGATCCGTGAGACTGACGTCGCTGCTTCGTTTTTCTGGCCATAAATCATATCCCTCTAAACGACGGCATGTCCGCACAATCGTTGACCCTGTCCTCGCTGCCGACGATACTAGTGCTGCCTATCACCCATCCCGCCGAACACGAAATCTCATGGAGCCGCTTAGACTATGCATGGCTTGATTAAACCGACCCGGGAAAACCCTAGCCCGAATTTACTACACATATTTGCTACACTTATCTTTATACTGACTCTTTCGACAGTTGCATTGTACCCGATAAACCAGGCACATTCAGCTGAAAAAGACCGTGTACCTAATATCGTCCTCATCTTCATCGACGATATGGGCTACGCCGATATTGGTCCGTTTGGGGCGAAGGATTACCAGACGCCTCATCTCGACCAGATGGCCGCTGAGGGCCGCACGTTTACGGACTTCTACGTGACCCAGGCAGTTTGTTCGGCATCGCGTGCGGGGCTGATGACCGGGTGCTATAACGTTCGCGTTGGCATTCAAGGGGCGCTCGGGCCTAACGCCAAGATTGGCATTAACCCGGAAGAGATGACCCTGGCTGAACTATGTCAGCAAAAAGGGTACGCGACAGCCTGTTTTGGCAAGTGGCATCTGGGCGACAAAAAGCCCTTTCTGCCGCTGCAAAACGGTTTCGATGAATACTTCGGGCTGCCTTACTCGAACGACATGTGGCCTTACCATCCGGGTGTGCGGCATTTGTCGGAAGAAGATCGCGTGAAGCGTTGGCCTCATCTTCCACTGTACGACGGCAACGAAGTCGTGAATCCTAAGGTCGATGGAAAAGCTCAAGAACAATTGACCACTCAGTACACCGAGAAGGCCGTCGAGTTCATCGACCAAAACAAAGACAAGCCATTCTTCCTGTACTTACCGCATAGCATGGTACACGTGCCGTTGTACGTTTCCGACAAGTTTAAAGGCAAGTCAGGTGCCGGGTTGTTCGGCGATGTTGTGATGGAAATCGACTGGTCGGTCGGTCAGGTTTTGGAAGCTTTGAAGCGAAACAAGATCGATGACAATACGCTGGTCATCTTTACGTCGGACAATGGTCCCTGGCTTTCCTATGGCAACCATGCTGGCAGCGCCGGGCCATTTCGCGAAGGGAAGGGGACCATGTGGGAAGGGGGCTGTCGCGAGCCGACCATCATGCGTTGGCCTGGCAAAATTCCGGCTGACACAACCTGCGATACGCCTGCGATGACGATCGACATATTCCCTACGGTGGCCAAGTTGATTGGGGCCGATCTGCCGCAGAAGCCAATCGACGGCAAGAACATCTGGCCGCTGATCGCCGGAACCGAAGGAGCCAAATCGCCGCACCAAGCGTACTTCTTCTACTACGGCAGCGGTTTGAAAGCCGTCCGCAGCGGCAAGTGGAAGCTTGTCTTTCCTCACCAGTACCGCACGATGGCCGGCAAGCCTGGCGGTACCGACGGCATTCCCAACGGCTACACGCAAGCGACCACGCCACTGGCCCTGTTCGACCTAAAAGCAGACCCAGGCGAGCAGAACAATGTCGCGGATCAACACCCGGACGTTGTCAAACAGCTGCAAACGATGGCCGATGGCATTCGTAAAAAGCTGGGGGACTCGCACCAAAAGATTAAGGGGAAAGAGAATCGTCCCCCAGGTCGAGTCTAAGCCAAAAGCATGTATCTAATGACTGGTGCGGACAGTTCCGCACCAGTCCTCTTGGTTGTTGATGCCGAATTACTTACGGCTCTGTCGACGACGATCCGTTTCTTTCAACAAGATCTTTCGCAGACGGATATGGTTCGGAGTCACCTCGACCAACTCGTCGTCTTCGATGTACTCTAAGGCGACTTCCAGGCTCATGTCTCTTGGCGGACGAAGCACAATGTTTTCGTCCGAACCCGAGGCACGCATGTTGGTCAGCTTCTTTTCCTTCGTTGGATTCACGGTCAAGTCGTCGCTACGCGAGTTCTCGCCGACGATCATTCCTTCGTACACTTCGTCGCCGTGACGCACGAACATGTCGGAACGTTCCTGCAACGCAAACAGGGCGAAACCGACTGCCTTGCCAGGCACCATCGAGATCATCGCTCCGTTGGCTCGGCGAGGAACGTCGCCGGAAACAGGCCGGTACGACTCGAAACGGTGATTGACGATCGCTTCGCCCTGGGTCGAGTTGAGCAGTTTGGTTCGCATGCCGATTAAACCACGCGAAGGAATGGTGAAAACAACCTGGCTGTAGTCGCCACGTGGTTGCATTTCGACCAATTCACCACGACGTTCACCGACCAGTTCCATGACCGGGCCCATCTTTTCCGATGGCACTTCGATCACTAATTGTTCGTACGGCTCTTCCTTCACGCCATCGACGGTACGCATGATGACCTGAGGCTTGCCGACCGAAAGTTCGTACCCTTCGCGGCGCATCGTTTCGATCAACACGGCCAAGTGCAGCACGCCACGTCCGCTGACAAGGAAGCTATCGCCAGATTCGCCTGGACGAACACGCAGGGCCACGTTGCGTTCGAGTTCCTTTTCGAGACGTTC
Encoded here:
- a CDS encoding AAA family ATPase, whose protein sequence is MRLAEEIQELVRAGFSGIWVRSCEQDDAIAELAQLCRDEDWRMNTWDIDVGLRGAQTDQVDSPAVSVTDPLGAVRYLESIPSNGQPSLLVLSNLHRLLGSAEVVQAIFHQVSQGKAHQRFLVILAPVVQLPVELERVFTVVEHELPSREQLTEIATDIATEGDEFPTGVERERILDAACGLSRYEAENAFALSLVRHGRLEPSAIWQLKSQTLIKSGLLSLHRGGESFAEFGGLESLKQFCCQALRSDESRSVQAKGVLLLGVPGTGKSAFAKALGREIGRPTLTLDAGALMGGIVGQTEERTRRALEIIDAMQPAVLFIDELEKALGGTTNSGQADSGVGSRMLGTLLTWLADHESDVFVIATSNDVSKLPPELTRAERFDAIFFLDLPGKSQKEPIWQMYLERFGLDPSQGLPNDGSWTGAEIRACCRLAALLNVPLVQAAQNVVPVAVTSAESVERLRNWASGRCLSAESDGVFTTTTQATRKPRRRLTQNPESN
- a CDS encoding ATP-dependent endonuclease; protein product: MDPIPETPTHGTIDLARVLVIVEGTNDIEFLRRISLTLHAHDQDLPNLAEMEQQGHLVFVPFGGSNLPSWTYRFASLGKPEFFLLDHEVPPETEQRQELAEVINQRPQCRAVLTRKRSLENYLHPAAIREVTPIEIAFGDFDPVAILVAKQLYESRLHDRPWELLSRRSQNRLSSRAKRWLNTQCAGHMTVDHLRDRDPEGEIASWLTTIGQLAHSV
- a CDS encoding DUF2997 domain-containing protein, giving the protein MKTIEIIVGPTGESRLETWGFQGSECREASRFLEAALGQHTSETLTAEFHASEITQQNQIEQKE
- a CDS encoding DUF1257 domain-containing protein, giving the protein MSHVVTIETEVRDVTAIRQATRRLQLPEPTFGEVRLFNDRKRGWAIQLRDWRYPVVADVTTGRLDYDNYNGHWGSQKELDQFLQRYAVERATIEARKQGHTAIEQSLPDGSIKLVIQVGG
- a CDS encoding recombinase family protein codes for the protein MTHIYSQEGALSEAQCDKMHAIWLQAAQANGIDLSGFNPRAPRTSRLAWAARLALTVGMIYARFSTKMQHSTEDQIRECLIWAARNGVYVLPESICVDEAEKGKRDRRKGLKRAKQILESGLVSTFLVYKASRLFRHPYKGFELIQEEVVEAGMRAVSVSQGIDTADKKAWKMQLQIHGIMDEMLLEAIADHVRAGLTGLFLAGWTTGALGVGYRPRILPDAPLTNRGLPRTAPEVDPEAAELIREHALLLLDGMPLNEGLRRWRAVGGPCDPRASTGQMNYVPYRTLFSNIRLTGWWEFGRRKNDFSSKLDYTRQIVQPDSEVTRYQCEELRILDDDLFVALQRKLLQRKHGPRGPRKDKSKKLWDLTTGMFFCAACSEPDDHVRFYQVGAGGGGMQCKHGDQCPCKSAVRREEAVRAVCKELAAAIRRDTDLIERVICQATKIDEEVAERLDQEVQRRQRQVQSITKKIDGLYDLLGEVDKNEHKELKAKIKAVQFERAQTQDEVLQLQKQLEKASSTLTPQGIRDVLSNTEELLISAGSGQLSEDGVYKALSIFEKLTGGQIMVHVERRAGRKRTSVRGVFRLQFVDVFPELPLAGQDLPLSDEVTVWLRKPPRLDLIAERVHQLIDVEGMSHRETAKQLQREGQNVNAGNVWYSYHRWYEMQGLEPPKVPYNNGKKRRSR
- a CDS encoding helix-turn-helix domain-containing protein encodes the protein MSNLYNAKEAAQLLGIRTSTLYEWLSKSDAGEFEVRGIPFVVNYLQGGKRGQGRIKIEPSEVERLKEAMRVRPNVRYQRIPSNRTSFPGITVPLGRPDNPVR
- a CDS encoding tyrosine-type recombinase/integrase, whose protein sequence is MAKANTGRKRRSRGRAWYWRQTDTWYFTPPGTKRRVRLVDERGNPVRGQSSIDQAELALARVKAAGDWRPEVKPAEESDWIVAKVCSIYIENCEKRSRAGEISIEYEKEVRRFLQDLCKYCGALPLCDLRKTHVLHWVETHSTWKSSATRRFAIEAVMAAFNHAQNSYSVSNPLRGLTKPAHCPRLHSFSTEDERALYDATDEPYRDFLFAAIHTGLRPFSELAQVTGNDVVESDRGMMWRVYASKTKKTRVIPIRKEVAELTRSILSRDNSGTDGVIFRNSQGDPWKKVTGGSRFRNLRQKIGWIEDSKRKNYSCYTCRHTFAHRMLAGYWTDGVGCSIEVLAELMGDTPKVAFDHYGKEWGQHFQDPLWAAIGVD
- a CDS encoding tyrosine-type recombinase/integrase, producing the protein MAREKLAWDSESNDGPALGQPWLVARVCSDYLVYTERSQNDGSVSEGYHRNATQWFNDLCSYCGALPVSQLKRGHILEWVDQHESWKSPATRRCIIAVVMAAFNRVEEMHGISNPIKGIKLPKAEPRLTSFSPEDEKAIYKATEPCFGNFLFAAIHTGLRPFSELAQLKAEDVEETPRGMMWRVYASKTKKTRKIPVRPEVAELTRQLMKSVPRGSGLPIFRNTLGKPWKRTTGVVRFVDLREKLGWNDDPLRKKYSCYTSRHTFAHRMLSGFWNNGAGCTIETLAELMGDTPKVAYDHYGKEWGKHYQDPLWKAIGESTPLASAQVKPPPTKRKKSTASSATKTKPKRTKASASRNKRHG